In Dyadobacter subterraneus, a single genomic region encodes these proteins:
- a CDS encoding GMC family oxidoreductase, whose translation MTDENRTGSFYDIYGNRLPSRQFSNDEIVDAVVIGTGAGGAPLLSRLAGAGLKVVALEAGSHWSANKDFVTDEPGQAKLFWNDERLSAGKNALAFGNNNSGTGVGGSTLHYTAYVPRPQTDDFNLHTDFGVGVDWPIGYEDLESYFDEIEEFLGVSGPADYPWGKKRVKSYPLAPLPINGAGQLMKMGCDALGIKTSAAANAALSARYFQQGIGWREACANRGFCQAGCDIGAKGSMDVTYLPLAVQYGAEIRANSFVTGFERNQSGKISAVIYEKDGQEIRQKCSNVFLCAGAIETPRLLLINSLANSSGQVGKNFMAHTGMQVWGQFNHNIQPFKGIPGALISEDTHRPKEADFVGGYLLQSIGVMPVTYASQVARGAGLWGKALIEHMRCYNNTAGINILGECLPYDFNYVELSDETDQRGLPKPRIHFTFGENEKRLTAHAENVMRNIWSEAGAENVWSFNRGAHIIGTCRMGKKADQAVVNSEGQSFDIPNLFICDNSVFPSALSANPALTIMALSLRTADLFLSKTK comes from the coding sequence ATGACTGACGAAAACCGGACCGGATCCTTTTATGATATTTATGGTAATCGTTTGCCTTCCAGACAATTTTCAAATGATGAGATTGTCGATGCTGTTGTCATAGGAACTGGCGCAGGCGGAGCGCCTCTGCTGTCGAGGCTGGCCGGGGCAGGATTAAAAGTCGTGGCTCTGGAGGCGGGAAGTCACTGGTCTGCAAACAAAGATTTTGTAACCGATGAACCCGGACAAGCTAAACTTTTCTGGAACGACGAACGCCTGAGTGCGGGAAAAAATGCCTTGGCTTTTGGCAATAATAATTCAGGAACCGGTGTTGGAGGTTCCACTTTACATTATACCGCCTATGTTCCCCGGCCGCAAACAGATGATTTTAATTTGCATACCGATTTCGGCGTTGGGGTAGACTGGCCCATTGGATACGAAGATCTTGAAAGTTACTTTGATGAAATCGAAGAATTTCTAGGCGTTTCCGGTCCGGCAGATTATCCATGGGGAAAGAAACGTGTAAAAAGTTATCCCCTGGCACCATTACCCATCAACGGTGCTGGTCAACTGATGAAAATGGGATGCGATGCACTCGGAATCAAAACGTCAGCAGCTGCTAATGCCGCTCTCTCAGCCCGATATTTTCAGCAAGGTATTGGCTGGCGCGAGGCGTGTGCGAATCGTGGCTTTTGTCAGGCTGGTTGTGACATTGGCGCCAAAGGAAGTATGGATGTGACCTATCTCCCGCTTGCCGTTCAATATGGAGCTGAAATCCGTGCCAACAGTTTTGTTACAGGGTTTGAAAGAAACCAGTCAGGAAAAATCTCGGCCGTTATTTATGAGAAAGATGGCCAGGAAATCCGGCAGAAATGCAGTAATGTTTTTTTGTGCGCCGGCGCTATCGAAACACCAAGATTATTATTAATCAACAGCCTGGCAAATTCCAGCGGACAAGTTGGTAAAAATTTCATGGCACATACAGGAATGCAGGTTTGGGGTCAGTTTAATCATAATATTCAGCCGTTTAAAGGAATTCCAGGCGCATTAATCTCAGAGGATACTCACCGGCCAAAAGAGGCTGATTTTGTTGGAGGATATCTGTTACAATCCATTGGTGTGATGCCCGTTACCTACGCATCGCAGGTGGCGCGTGGTGCGGGACTTTGGGGAAAAGCTTTGATTGAACATATGCGGTGTTATAACAACACAGCCGGGATCAACATTCTGGGTGAATGTTTGCCTTACGATTTTAACTATGTAGAACTTTCTGACGAAACAGATCAGCGCGGTTTACCAAAACCACGTATCCATTTTACTTTCGGGGAGAATGAAAAAAGGTTAACAGCGCATGCGGAAAATGTGATGCGGAATATTTGGAGCGAAGCCGGTGCGGAAAATGTCTGGTCCTTCAATAGAGGTGCCCATATTATCGGAACATGCAGGATGGGTAAAAAAGCAGATCAGGCAGTTGTGAACAGTGAGGGACAAAGCTTTGACATTCCAAATCTTTTCATTTGTGACAATTCGGTTTTTCCAAGTGCACTCAGCGCAAATCCCGCACTGACGATCATGGCATTATCACTCCGGACAGCGGATCTGTTTTTATCAAAAACGAAATAA
- a CDS encoding gluconate 2-dehydrogenase subunit 3 family protein, translating into MENTNYPDGWVKEILETEFVKPSTRALLLDRLDTNTKSTPDFFDDESFSILQCVCMRLIPQDRNEPIDLAGLLDEQLSKSPGNGWRYDELPEDKVLFKKGIKGMEKLAQMAFAKTFCDLDDAETDQILLTIQAGNAKGYEWDQIPSNLFFEELLASLVELYYSHPLAKEEIGDISFADAKGWKNIGLDQIEKPNPNNR; encoded by the coding sequence ATGGAAAATACCAATTATCCCGACGGCTGGGTAAAGGAAATTTTGGAAACTGAATTTGTAAAGCCATCCACGCGTGCCCTTCTGTTAGATCGTCTTGACACAAATACAAAGTCAACTCCTGATTTTTTTGACGATGAATCTTTTTCCATACTTCAATGCGTTTGTATGAGATTGATTCCGCAAGACAGGAATGAACCGATTGACCTGGCTGGTTTGCTAGATGAACAGCTGAGCAAAAGCCCTGGAAATGGTTGGCGCTACGATGAATTACCAGAAGATAAAGTGCTTTTCAAAAAGGGAATAAAAGGTATGGAAAAACTGGCTCAGATGGCCTTTGCCAAAACTTTTTGTGATCTTGACGACGCCGAAACGGACCAGATTCTCTTAACGATTCAAGCTGGTAATGCCAAGGGTTACGAGTGGGACCAGATTCCTTCCAACCTGTTTTTTGAAGAATTACTGGCAAGTTTGGTTGAACTTTATTATAGTCATCCTTTGGCCAAAGAAGAAATTGGAGACATATCTTTTGCCGACGCAAAAGGATGGAAAAATATAGGCCTCGACCAGATTGAAAAGCCAAATCCTAATAACCGATGA
- a CDS encoding SDR family oxidoreductase, translated as MKTYPKATDFKGQKQPYPAEQSKMDPLPETEFSHYKPAGKLKGKVALITGADSGIGRAVAIGFCLEGAKVAILYNENDDDATETKTLCEKAGGTCLIIKSDVRDSQACKDAVQRTVDQYGVLNILVNNAAYQMAQKKFEDITEEQLRRTFETNILGYFFMAQAALPFLKEGDSIINTGSIVGKTGIPILIDYSSTKGAIHSFTKSLALNLGDRGIRVNCVVPGPVWTPNIPGTMPIEEVENFGHEVILKRPGQPEELAPAYILLASDDGSFMTGSFIHVTGGKLSSD; from the coding sequence ATGAAAACATATCCTAAGGCAACAGATTTTAAGGGCCAGAAACAGCCTTATCCTGCCGAGCAATCCAAAATGGATCCGCTTCCGGAAACTGAATTTTCACACTACAAACCTGCCGGAAAATTAAAGGGTAAAGTCGCCCTGATCACTGGTGCAGATTCTGGAATTGGAAGAGCAGTTGCCATTGGTTTTTGCCTGGAAGGTGCCAAAGTCGCCATTTTATATAATGAAAACGACGACGACGCAACGGAAACAAAAACCCTTTGTGAAAAAGCAGGAGGAACATGCCTGATCATCAAATCAGATGTCCGGGATTCCCAGGCTTGTAAAGATGCTGTGCAGAGGACAGTGGACCAATATGGAGTTCTGAATATCCTGGTCAACAATGCAGCATATCAAATGGCACAGAAAAAATTCGAGGACATTACGGAAGAGCAACTGCGACGTACTTTTGAAACCAACATTCTTGGTTATTTTTTTATGGCCCAGGCTGCGTTGCCGTTTTTGAAAGAAGGCGATTCGATTATTAATACAGGAAGTATCGTGGGAAAGACCGGAATTCCGATTTTAATTGATTATTCGTCAACCAAAGGCGCCATTCATTCTTTCACAAAATCATTGGCGCTCAATCTTGGAGACAGAGGTATCCGGGTCAACTGCGTAGTGCCAGGCCCCGTCTGGACACCAAATATTCCAGGCACCATGCCCATTGAAGAAGTCGAAAATTTTGGTCACGAGGTGATACTGAAACGCCCGGGTCAACCCGAAGAACTTGCCCCTGCCTATATACTTCTGGCTTCGGACGACGGAAGTTTTATGACCGGAAGTTTTATCCATGTTACGGGCGGCAAACTTTCCAGTGATTAA
- a CDS encoding SDR family NAD(P)-dependent oxidoreductase: MATQKIALVTGGSRGIGKDIAISLAKKGTDVLLTYRSNQTEADATVAAITALGRKAVALPLNTADISGFDNFFQQTALALKSTFGAERFDFLVNNAGTSLSAPFTKTTEAQFDEMLNIHVKGVYFLTQKALDYMHDGGRIVNISSAVSRVSFAGVSAYGMMKGAVDVYTRFLALELGARGISANVVAPGAIFGGAAMEDTPEMRAYVAGVTALGRVGLPDDIGGVVAFLCSEDAKWVNGQRIELTGGMNL, translated from the coding sequence ATGGCAACTCAAAAAATCGCATTAGTAACCGGTGGAAGCCGTGGAATTGGAAAAGATATTGCAATTAGTCTGGCTAAAAAAGGCACAGACGTCCTGCTCACTTATCGCAGCAATCAAACCGAAGCCGACGCAACCGTAGCGGCCATAACCGCTCTTGGGCGAAAAGCCGTTGCTTTGCCTCTAAACACGGCCGACATTAGCGGCTTTGACAACTTTTTTCAGCAAACCGCGCTGGCATTAAAGTCAACTTTTGGTGCAGAACGTTTCGATTTCCTGGTCAACAATGCAGGAACCAGCCTGTCCGCGCCTTTTACAAAAACTACTGAGGCTCAGTTTGATGAAATGTTGAATATTCATGTGAAAGGTGTTTATTTCCTGACTCAAAAAGCATTGGATTATATGCACGATGGCGGACGAATTGTCAACATTTCTTCGGCAGTTTCCCGTGTCAGCTTTGCCGGTGTATCGGCATACGGCATGATGAAGGGAGCAGTCGATGTGTATACCAGATTTCTTGCGCTTGAACTGGGTGCACGTGGCATTTCGGCTAACGTAGTAGCTCCCGGCGCAATTTTCGGAGGAGCAGCCATGGAAGACACGCCGGAAATGCGTGCCTATGTGGCAGGTGTTACCGCGCTTGGACGCGTTGGTTTACCTGACGATATCGGCGGCGTAGTGGCATTCCTTTGCAGCGAAGATGCCAAATGGGTAAATGGCCAGCGAATTGAATTGACCGGTGGTATGAATTTGTAA